Within Desulfobacter sp., the genomic segment TACCTGAGGCAGAGGATTTTTTAAGCCGTCTATGTATGAAAGCCGGGCTTTCGCCAACGGCCTGGGAAACGGATGTACCGGAGGTGTATACCTATGAAGTCCGGTCATTTTCTGAAAAAATATGATTTTTAACTTGTAAATTCCGGCAAAACAGGTACATTCGCTGCAAATTCAAAAAAAGCGGTATGACCGGATTAACAATTGTGTGAGTTTTAAATATGAGTGTAGATCAAGAACTTCTGGAAATGGTCCTGTCCATTAAAGAACTGGACGAGCTAAGCAATTTTTTTCAAGACCTTTTTACCCCGGCCGAGCTTGAGGATATTTCGCTTCGCTGGAAACTGCTCAAGGACCTCCACAGGGGGATGACCCAGCGCAAGATTGCCGAGAAGTACGGGATAAGCCTGTGCAAAATCACCCGGGGCTCCAAGGTGCTGAAAAACAAGGATTCAGTCATGCTGAAACTGCTGAATCAGTTCAACGATTAATCACTGGCGGTTAATCAGTTCCAATGCCAGTTCTGACCACAACTCCATATTAATCCCGCCAAGGTCATTGGTGGGCAGCCAGGTAAAACGGTACAACTCATCTCCGGGGAGATAGGCGTCAGGGGTTTCTGTCAGGATTCTGAATACAGCGCCCAGATGCACACTGCCCACCGGGGTGATATCTTCGCTGATGATTCCCATGAATTCAGGCCTGTCTTTTTTCGGCCGCCGGATAAGCTCTTCATCAAGTTCCCTTTCCATTCCTGTGATTAAAATGTCCTTGAAAGGGGGGCAGGGGCCTCCGTTGTCGTTATTACGGCTGTCAATGGGATTGATGTGGCCGCCGATACCCAATGACCAGAGGTCATGGAGGCGTTTTTCACTGCCTCTGCGGGTATAGGCGGCGGTGAGGGATCCGTCCCGGGTCTGGAGCAGGATATAGGGTATGATCTGTTTTCTGCCAGGGTCTTCCTCCGCCCCTGCCCGGTCGGCAAAGGCAAATCCACTCCGGCTGCACTGTTCGGTGAATGTGGTAATCTCCATGGGAAGAACGGTTTGTTTTTCAACCCATGCGGAGGGCAGGGTATTTCGGTTGATGCATAGTATTTGTTCACCGCCTGAGGCCATACGCTTTCCTTTTATGTTTAAAAAAAATTAGTGTTATTGTTTAAATCGGAATGGGCTTAAATAGCATAAATTGAGGTGAATTGCATGCCCACTGCCCTTTTCATGGCGATTTTTTTATGACTATGGTATGGGGAGACTAATTGATAACGTTTCCGGAGGTAGTTCATGCTCTTTCTTAATAAAAAAGATATTGCCCGAATTGATCGCGGACGGATTCAGGATGCTGTCCAAAGGGCCTATGAATTGATGAATAACGGCGGATTCAATATGCCTGACCGCATTCACGTGGGGGACGGGGACAATACGCTGCTGCTCATGCCCTGCTTTGCAGGGGATTACTTTGCCACCAAACTGGTTTCGGTATTTCCAGGTGCGGCGCAGATGGGGGTGCCGGTGGTGAACGGGATCATGACGCTTTCCGATAATATGAGCGGAAGGCCTTTGGCCATTATGGACGGTGCCGCCGTGACAGCCGAGCGCACAGGCGCCGTCGGTGGGCTGGCTGTAGACAGGCTGACGAATCCGGGATTAAAAACAGCAGGGATTTTCGGGGCCGGGGTCCAGGGGATGAGCCAGGCCAGGTATCTGCTGCTGAACCGTGAAATCAGCAGCCTGAGTATTTTTGATCCCAACAGGGCTGCCGCAGAGAAAATGGCTGAATCATTGGCGGCGGACTGTCCCGGGCTCACCTGTCGGGTGGCAGAGGATGCCGATAGCCTGGTTAAGGATGCCGCGCTTGTCATAGCGGCCACAACCAGTGCCAGGCCTCTGTTCAGTGATGACTGTGATTTGGTCAAGGGAAAAACCTTTATCTCCATCGGGTCCTTCAGGCCTGACATGAAGGAGTTTCCCGATGCTGTAATTAAAACAGCGGATCAGGTGTATGTGGATACCCCCTTTGCAGCAAAGGAATCCGGAGATATTTGTATTCCCCTGGAACGTAACATTGTGAAAGAAGATAACATCCATCCCTTTGCATCCTTAGCCGGGGCTGCAGGCGGTCAAGCTGCCGGTACCACCTTCTTTAAATCCGTGGGCATGGCCCTGTTTGACCTGGCCGTGGCTGCCGTGCTCTATGAATTGTCAAAAGAAAATGGTTTCGGTGTTGAACTTGATTTTTAAAAATTCAGCATTTGTCATGTTTTCAGGGTGCTGGTCTGGAAAAAAGGGAAAATATTGGAAAGGGTGTGTGGAGCGGGAAACGGGATTTGAACCCGCGACTTCGACCTTGGCAAGGTCGCACTCTACCACTGAGTTATTCCCGCTCAGCAAATGTCTTGTCAGCAAAAAAAGAAATGGAGCGGGAAACGGGATTTGAACCCGCGACTTCGACCTTGGCAAGGTCGCACTCTACCACTGAGTTATTCCCGCTCAGCTGAAGACGGAAGCATATCTACAGGAATCCTTATGGGATGTCAAGCAAAGAGTTGGATTATTTTTTACTAAATTTTTAACGCATTGATATAAGAGGGAAATGGAAATAAGAAAAGTATTGGTTACCGGCGGCGGTGGTTTTCTGGGCAAGGCCATTGTGAAAAAATTAGTAAGGGAAAAAATAAAGGTTTGTTCTTTTTCACGACAACGCTATCCAGATCTGGATGAACTCGGTGTAACCCAGATCCAGGGGGACCTGACCAAAAGAGAAGAGGTGCTCCCGGCAGTCAAGGGGGTGGATACGGTATTTCATGTGGCAGCCAGGCCCGGTATGTGGGGCAGATGGGAAAGCTATTATGATGTCAATGTCCGGGGAACGCTACATGTGATTGAGGCCTGCAGGCAGAACAACGTGTCCCGTTTGATCCATACCAGTTCTCCGTCAGTGGTGTTTGACGACGCGGATATGGAAAATGTCGATGAGTCTGCGCCCTATCCGGACCGATACCTGGGACCTTACCCGGAGACCAAGGCGCTGGCGGAAAGAGAGGTGGTCCGGGCGGCCAAAGCGGGACTGCCGGCGATCATTTTAAGGCCCCACCTCATTTGGGGGCCGGAGGACAACCATTTGCTTCCCAGGATCGTCAGCCGGGGAAAGCGGTTAAAAATTGTGGGCCGTGTGGACGATCTGGTGGATACCATCTATGTGGACAATGCGGCGGATGCCCATATTCTGGCTGCGGAAAAGCTGGCGGTGCAGCCTGAATTGTCCGGGAATATTTATTTTATCAGCCAGGATGACCCCATATCAAAATGGACCCTGGCCAATGAATTTTTGGCCGCGGCCGGGAAACCGCCGATAACAGGCCGTGTTTCTGCGAAAACTGCCTATGCGGCAGGGTGGGTATTTGAAAAGATCTACGGGCTGCTGGGCATTCAAAGCGATCCCCCCATGACCCGCTTTGTGGCCAAGGAACTGGCCACTTCCCATTGGTTTGACATTTCAAGGGCCAAACGGGAGCTGGGATATGCCCCGGCGGTGTCCACGGAAGAGGGCCTGAGACGGTTGAGGGCCTGGCTTTCAAAAGGAGAATAATATGCACGCCAATCCCGGGCTCCGGCAGATTGTAAAGAAAACAGGACGGGTATTATGGCAGGCGGCCAAGGATTTTCAACGGGACCAGTGCGCCCTGAGTGCATCGGCCCTATCCTTGAACACTCTTTTTGCCATTGTGCCGGTGATGGCCATGGCCTTTGGTATCGCAAAAGGTTTCGGGTTCAGGGAATACCTTGAAAACGAAGTGATGACCCTGTTTGCCGGCCAGGAGGAAATCGCTGCCCGGGTGCTGACTTTTTCCAATAATCTGCTGGAAAAAACCCAGGGAGGATTGATGGCGGTCCTGGGCATCCTCCTTTTGCTTTACTCTCTGGTTAAACTCATGGCCACCATTGAGGGGACATTCAACCGGATCTGGTGGGTGGCCGACGGCCGCTCACTGATCCGGAAGATCACCGATTATCTTACCATCTCCCTGGCTGCCGGGCTGCTGGTCATTCTTTCCGGCGGTGTGAATATTTTTGTTTCCACCCGGCTTGAAAAACTGCTTGCTGCCCTGGGCCTGCCCCTTGAAGGGATGGTTTCCTTTGGATTTAATCTTTTTCCCTATTTGTCTACCTGGATTCTGTTTATTCTTTTTTACATGATCATGCCCAATAAACGTGTAGATGTGAGGGCGGCCGCAGCAGGTGGTGTCATTGCCGGTACTTTGTTCCAGTTCCTTCAGCTGGCCTACTTGAAGTTTCAGGTGGGGGTGGCCTCCTACAATGCGATTTACGGCAGTTTTGCCGCGCTCCCCCTGTTTTTAATTTGGCTCCAGACATCCTGGATCGTATTGCTTTTCGGCGCTGAAATTGCTTTCGAGTGGGAAAATACGGATTTTCACCTTTCCAGGGATATAAATCCGGAGACCCTGAGTCCCAGGTCCCGCAAATTTTTCATGCTGTGCATTGTCCGCCTGTGTGTGGGACGGTTTGTCAGGAACGGTCCGCCTGTGACCCATAAACAATTATCCCGGGAATTGGATCTCCCCCCTGCCGTTGTCCGCCATCTTCTGGAAATCCTGGTGGCCTCCCAGGTGTTGTTTGAAGTAAATCCGTCCGGAGATGCGCCTGCCGGTTATACACCGGCCATGGATGTGGAATGTATGAGCATCATGGATGTCCTCTCTGCTGTGGAGAGACAGGGGGATGATGTGGCGGTACCGGACGGTGCGTTTGTGGCCAGAGCCCTTGAGGAGAGCCTTGAGCGTTTTGAAGGCGCGGCCCGGAAGTCTGCAGGGGAAAGGAAAATCAAAGATATCTGATTTCAGGAGGTCGTGATCTTGAAAAATTCCTTGATTTCAGGCTCCTTGCGTTTTAGCTGGTCTATGGTCAGCCGGAGCACGGATTCCCCCACGCCGATTTTTTTTGGGGCATTTTTAATGCTGACCGGAACCGGGTTGCCTGAATGGCCCACCCCAGCTTTCTGGGTGAGATAATCGGCCAGATTGATGATCAGGGCCTGGTGTTTATACTGAACCGGCGAGGATTCCGGGTTATGGTGGAACCTGCAGGGGATCATGATGGAGGCAGGGAAATTCCACCGTTTCATGAGAAGGGCCGAAAGCACGGCATGGTCCAGTTTTAATACGGCATTTTCACTGAAATATAAGGGCTTTTTGTTTTCAATGGCAAATTGCCTGGCCTTCAGGTAGTCCTGCTTGAAATATACCGAAAAGATAACCTTGCCCATGTCGTGGAGCAGGGCGGGGATGAAAATTTTTCCGGCAATGCCGGGGTTGGTCCGTTTAGCCAGTTCCTTTGAAACGGTTGCCACTCCGATGCCGTGGATCCACAGGGCCTTCATGTCCAGGGTGAGCCCAGATTTTGAACTGACGCTGGATAATATCCCCATGCCCAGTGCAATGCCGATGATTTCATCAAATCCAATGACGGAAATGGCCCGTTTAATGGTTTCCACCTTGGTTTTCTGGGCATAATAAACGGAATTGGCCAGTTTGAGCAGCTTGTTGGTCATGCCCTGGTCGTAGGCAATGACCTCTGCCAGTGTTTCTGTGGTGGTGTTTTCATCGGAGGCGATACTGATAATCCGGTCAACGACCACAGGGAGGGTGGGCAGGTCGCTCTCCCGTTTCTGGATCATCCTGAGAATTTTATTTTTTACGTCCATCTATTCCTTGGGGTCGTACGTGTTCAAAAATACCTTGTCTCGGTTCAGCGTGTCAGCCGGATGTCCTTTTTTGGTCTCATCAGGATACCCGATGGCAATAATGGATTCAATCATTAAATTATCGGGAATGCCCAGTAATTCTTTAATATAGGTATCAGCACTTATTGTGGGGGCCTCGTCGGATATGGCATGCTCCCTGTTTCGAATCTGTATCCAGCAGGACCCCAAATCCAGGGAAGATGCTGCCAGGTGGATAAAGGCCGATGCAATTGAGCAGTCTTCCACCCAGACGTCGGATGCAGATGCATCTCCGCAGACCACAATGCCCATGGGCGCATTTCTCAGGAAAGCCGCGCCATGGGGTTTGGACCGGGATAGTTTCTCCAGCATTTCGGGGGTGTCTATTAGGATAAACCGCCAGGGATTGAAGCTCCTGGATGAGGGGGAGCGCAGGGCGGCTTCTATCAGCAGCTTCCGTTTTTCTTCTTCAATGGGACGGGTGGTGAATTTTCGAACGCTTCGCCGTTTTCTGATAAGGTTGAAAAAACTAGAATCAGATGACATTTAGCCTCCTGGTTGTACCGTTTAATGGAACCGGGTGATGTTGATATTGCCCCGGGCATTCATTTCATCGAATTTTCTGCGTAAAAACCGTTTGAACATGTTCCTGGTATAGGGCCAGAGCAGCAGCAGCCCCATGCAGTCCGTGAGCAGGCCAGGGGTGATGAGCACAAGGCCGGCAATGAGGATAATCAAAGCATCAATAAGTTCTTCTGCCGGCATGATACCCTGGTTAAGGTTCTGGCGCACCTTGAACATGGTGTTCAGGCCTTCCATACGGGCGAGCCAGGCGCCTGCAAAACCGGTTAAAATCACCAGCAGTACGGTATTGAATCCACCGATGACCGTTCCCAGGTTAATTAAGAGATAGAGTTCTATGACCGGGATAAGGGTGAAACACAAAAAAAGTTTTAGTAACATGGATGACTCCAATAAGGTTAATGTCTTAAAGCATAATGGCGATGAAAGCGGTTTTGTCAAGGTTCTGCCCGGTAAACCGGGATCTGAATGGAGATGGAAAACTCATGCGCCGGGCTTAATTGGGAACTGCTGCAGGAGTGAGGCTGCGCCCCGAAAGCCAGACTGCCTCCGGGACGGAGGCGGCCACTGAACGGTTGAGTATATTCAGAAAATTGTCCCTGGACATTTCCCTGGCCCCCATGCTTAGGAGGTGGTCTGTGGTGACCTGGCAGTCAATCATGTCAAATTTGTATTGTGCCAGGTGGTCGGCCAGGGCCACCAGGGCGATTTTGGAGGCATCGGTCCGGCGGCTGAACATGGATTCTCCAAAAAAGGAGCGGCCAAGACTGACTCCGTAAAGCCCTCCCACAAGAGAATCACCCTGCCAGGCCTCTATGGAGTGGGCATAGCCCATGTGGTGGAGCGTGATATAGGCTTCTATCATTTCGTCCACCAGCCAGGTGCCTTCTTCTTCTTTGCTCCGGGGTTGGGAGCAGGCAGCAATGGTCTGCTCAAAGTCGGTGTTTACTCTGATGTCAAACGGGTGTTTTTTGATTTTCTTTTTCAGGCTGCGTGAAATCCTGACACCGGTAGGTGCCAGTACCAGCCTGGGATCGGGGGACCACCAGAGGATGGGCTCGTTATGGGAAAACCAGGGGAAAATACCGTTTTGGTAGGCAAGAATCAGGCGCTGGGGGGTAAGGTCTCCTCCGATACAGAGGAGACCGTCTGATCTTGCCAGCCAGGCCGGCGGAAATTCAATTCGTTCCGATAACCTGAACAGGGGCATTATGCCGATTTGAAATTAAAGGTCAGTTCGTCGTTCTTTAGGCCGATGGACAGTTTACCGCCTTTTTCCAGCTTGCCGAAAAGGATTTCATCCGTGAGTTTGTCCTTGATGGTGGTCTGGATCAGGCGGCTCAGGGGGCGGGCACCGAATTTGGGGTCGTACCCCTTCCGGGCCAGATGGGTCCGTGCTTTGGCAGAATAGGTAAGGGTAATATCCTTGGCCTTGAGCATGGTCTTAAGTTCCCTCATATTCTTGTCGACGATGAGTTCCATGACCTGTTCGGACAGGTGGTTGAACTGAACGATGCCGTCCAGCCTGTTTCTGAATTCCGGGCTGAAGGTTTTTTCCACGGCCTTGAATCCTTTGGTGTCGGCGTTGGCGGTTTGGGAGCCGAAGCCGATGGCGTTGGCACTCATTTCCCTAGCACCGGCATTGGAGGTCATGATGATGATGACGTTTCTGAAATCGGCGGACTTGCCGTTGTTGTCGGTTAGCGTGGCATAGTCCATGACCTGCAGCAGGATATTATACAGGTCCATATGGGCCTTTTCTATTTCATCAAGCAGGAGCACAGAATGGGGGTATTTCCGGATACTGTCCGTGAGGATGCCGCCCTGGTCGAAGCCGACATACCCGGGAGGGGCGCCGATGAGTCTGGATACGGCATGTTTTTCCATATATTCGCTCATGTCAAACCGCAGGAATTCGATGCCCATGTTGGCAGCCAGCTGTTTGGCCACCTCGGTTTTGCCCACGCCGGTGGGGCCCATGAACAGAAAGGAACCGATGGGCCTGTCCGGTGCCGCAAGGCCGGCCCGGGAACGCTTGATGGCCGTCGCCAGGGTGTGGATGGCGTCGTCCTGGCCGTAAATCACGTTGAACAACCTGTCCGGCAGGGATTCAAGGTTGGCCTTATCCGCCGACGTGACGCTGGTGACAGGAACCTTGGCGATTTTTGCCACGATGTTTTCAATGTCTTTGGTGCTGACGTTTTTGCGTCTCCCGTCACCTTTGAGCCTGAGAAAGGCACCGGTTTCGTCCAGTACGTCAATGGCCTTATCCGGCAAGAATCTGTCATTGATATACTTGTCAGAGAGGTAGGCGGCCGCCTCAATGGTCTTGTCCGGATATTTCAGCCCGTGGTGGTCCTCGTAATAGGGACGCAACCCTTTGAGAATCTCAGTGGTTTCCTCTACGCTGGGTTCGGCCACTTCTATTTTTTCAAACCGCCGGGAAAAAGCCCGGTCTTTTTCAAAATGGTTTTTATACTCCTCGTAGGTGGTGGTGCCGATGCA encodes:
- a CDS encoding transcriptional regulator → MSVDQELLEMVLSIKELDELSNFFQDLFTPAELEDISLRWKLLKDLHRGMTQRKIAEKYGISLCKITRGSKVLKNKDSVMLKLLNQFND
- a CDS encoding phosphoesterase, encoding MASGGEQILCINRNTLPSAWVEKQTVLPMEITTFTEQCSRSGFAFADRAGAEEDPGRKQIIPYILLQTRDGSLTAAYTRRGSEKRLHDLWSLGIGGHINPIDSRNNDNGGPCPPFKDILITGMERELDEELIRRPKKDRPEFMGIISEDITPVGSVHLGAVFRILTETPDAYLPGDELYRFTWLPTNDLGGINMELWSELALELINRQ
- a CDS encoding ornithine cyclodeaminase family protein, whose translation is MLFLNKKDIARIDRGRIQDAVQRAYELMNNGGFNMPDRIHVGDGDNTLLLMPCFAGDYFATKLVSVFPGAAQMGVPVVNGIMTLSDNMSGRPLAIMDGAAVTAERTGAVGGLAVDRLTNPGLKTAGIFGAGVQGMSQARYLLLNREISSLSIFDPNRAAAEKMAESLAADCPGLTCRVAEDADSLVKDAALVIAATTSARPLFSDDCDLVKGKTFISIGSFRPDMKEFPDAVIKTADQVYVDTPFAAKESGDICIPLERNIVKEDNIHPFASLAGAAGGQAAGTTFFKSVGMALFDLAVAAVLYELSKENGFGVELDF
- a CDS encoding NAD-dependent epimerase/dehydratase family protein, translating into MEIRKVLVTGGGGFLGKAIVKKLVREKIKVCSFSRQRYPDLDELGVTQIQGDLTKREEVLPAVKGVDTVFHVAARPGMWGRWESYYDVNVRGTLHVIEACRQNNVSRLIHTSSPSVVFDDADMENVDESAPYPDRYLGPYPETKALAEREVVRAAKAGLPAIILRPHLIWGPEDNHLLPRIVSRGKRLKIVGRVDDLVDTIYVDNAADAHILAAEKLAVQPELSGNIYFISQDDPISKWTLANEFLAAAGKPPITGRVSAKTAYAAGWVFEKIYGLLGIQSDPPMTRFVAKELATSHWFDISRAKRELGYAPAVSTEEGLRRLRAWLSKGE
- a CDS encoding YihY/virulence factor BrkB family protein gives rise to the protein MHANPGLRQIVKKTGRVLWQAAKDFQRDQCALSASALSLNTLFAIVPVMAMAFGIAKGFGFREYLENEVMTLFAGQEEIAARVLTFSNNLLEKTQGGLMAVLGILLLLYSLVKLMATIEGTFNRIWWVADGRSLIRKITDYLTISLAAGLLVILSGGVNIFVSTRLEKLLAALGLPLEGMVSFGFNLFPYLSTWILFILFYMIMPNKRVDVRAAAAGGVIAGTLFQFLQLAYLKFQVGVASYNAIYGSFAALPLFLIWLQTSWIVLLFGAEIAFEWENTDFHLSRDINPETLSPRSRKFFMLCIVRLCVGRFVRNGPPVTHKQLSRELDLPPAVVRHLLEILVASQVLFEVNPSGDAPAGYTPAMDVECMSIMDVLSAVERQGDDVAVPDGAFVARALEESLERFEGAARKSAGERKIKDI
- a CDS encoding HDOD domain-containing protein; this translates as MDVKNKILRMIQKRESDLPTLPVVVDRIISIASDENTTTETLAEVIAYDQGMTNKLLKLANSVYYAQKTKVETIKRAISVIGFDEIIGIALGMGILSSVSSKSGLTLDMKALWIHGIGVATVSKELAKRTNPGIAGKIFIPALLHDMGKVIFSVYFKQDYLKARQFAIENKKPLYFSENAVLKLDHAVLSALLMKRWNFPASIMIPCRFHHNPESSPVQYKHQALIINLADYLTQKAGVGHSGNPVPVSIKNAPKKIGVGESVLRLTIDQLKRKEPEIKEFFKITTS
- a CDS encoding nitroreductase family protein, with translation MSSDSSFFNLIRKRRSVRKFTTRPIEEEKRKLLIEAALRSPSSRSFNPWRFILIDTPEMLEKLSRSKPHGAAFLRNAPMGIVVCGDASASDVWVEDCSIASAFIHLAASSLDLGSCWIQIRNREHAISDEAPTISADTYIKELLGIPDNLMIESIIAIGYPDETKKGHPADTLNRDKVFLNTYDPKE
- a CDS encoding FxsA family protein; its protein translation is MLLKLFLCFTLIPVIELYLLINLGTVIGGFNTVLLVILTGFAGAWLARMEGLNTMFKVRQNLNQGIMPAEELIDALIILIAGLVLITPGLLTDCMGLLLLWPYTRNMFKRFLRRKFDEMNARGNINITRFH
- a CDS encoding leucyl/phenylalanyl-tRNA--protein transferase, which translates into the protein MPLFRLSERIEFPPAWLARSDGLLCIGGDLTPQRLILAYQNGIFPWFSHNEPILWWSPDPRLVLAPTGVRISRSLKKKIKKHPFDIRVNTDFEQTIAACSQPRSKEEEGTWLVDEMIEAYITLHHMGYAHSIEAWQGDSLVGGLYGVSLGRSFFGESMFSRRTDASKIALVALADHLAQYKFDMIDCQVTTDHLLSMGAREMSRDNFLNILNRSVAASVPEAVWLSGRSLTPAAVPN
- the clpA gene encoding ATP-dependent Clp protease ATP-binding subunit ClpA, yielding MISKELSTALGFAVREAKKRRHEYVCVEHVLYAILNHESGLETIEKCGGSPDQIKEELEKFFDEKLTKIDSKEEYVLQQTIGFQRMIQRAINHARSAEKSEVNLGDILASIFQEKDSHAAYYLEAEGITRLDVLKHISHNEETGNKELPRDDQGRKMFPQADPKPKRQKKKDPLEAFTANLLKRAEDKKIDPLIGRENETDRVMQVLCRRRKNNPILVGDPGVGKTAIAEGLALKIHGKEVPDLLEACELYSLDMGALLAGTKYRGDFEQRLKDVINALEKKANALLVIDEIHTVVGAGATTSGSMDASNILKPALSSGDIKCIGTTTYEEYKNHFEKDRAFSRRFEKIEVAEPSVEETTEILKGLRPYYEDHHGLKYPDKTIEAAAYLSDKYINDRFLPDKAIDVLDETGAFLRLKGDGRRKNVSTKDIENIVAKIAKVPVTSVTSADKANLESLPDRLFNVIYGQDDAIHTLATAIKRSRAGLAAPDRPIGSFLFMGPTGVGKTEVAKQLAANMGIEFLRFDMSEYMEKHAVSRLIGAPPGYVGFDQGGILTDSIRKYPHSVLLLDEIEKAHMDLYNILLQVMDYATLTDNNGKSADFRNVIIIMTSNAGAREMSANAIGFGSQTANADTKGFKAVEKTFSPEFRNRLDGIVQFNHLSEQVMELIVDKNMRELKTMLKAKDITLTYSAKARTHLARKGYDPKFGARPLSRLIQTTIKDKLTDEILFGKLEKGGKLSIGLKNDELTFNFKSA